A genome region from Mycolicibacterium litorale includes the following:
- a CDS encoding GNAT family N-acetyltransferase, producing MTDDLRFVAVDQRDPLAQPLLDELAVEYADRYDGRAEAVAAWLRRYPAQEFAPPDGAMLVGLLGDTPVTGGAFRRFDATTAELKRIWTDSAHRRRGFARALLAALETEIAARGYRRIYLTTGDRQPEAEALYLATGYHRLAEPLPADGEVYPVAFAKALP from the coding sequence GTGACCGATGACCTGCGATTCGTGGCCGTGGACCAACGGGACCCACTGGCTCAACCGCTGCTCGACGAACTCGCCGTCGAATACGCCGACCGGTACGACGGGCGGGCCGAGGCGGTCGCGGCCTGGCTGCGCCGCTACCCCGCCCAGGAGTTCGCCCCGCCGGACGGCGCCATGCTCGTCGGTCTGCTGGGCGACACACCGGTAACCGGCGGCGCCTTTCGCCGCTTCGACGCCACCACCGCCGAGCTGAAGCGCATCTGGACCGACAGCGCGCATCGTCGTCGCGGGTTCGCCCGTGCACTGCTGGCCGCACTGGAGACAGAGATCGCCGCGCGCGGCTACCGCAGGATCTATCTGACGACCGGTGACCGCCAGCCCGAGGCCGAAGCCCTCTACCTCGCGACCGGCTACCACCGTCTCGCCGAGCCCCTGCCCGCCGACGGCGAGGTGTACCCGGTGGCGTTCGCGAAAGCCCTGCCGTGA
- a CDS encoding SDR family oxidoreductase: MDNIRGKTIAITGAARGIGYATAKALLARGARVVIGDRDVALQESAVAQLTKLGPVSGYPLDVTDRESFATFLDKARTDGGGHIDVLINNAGVMPIGPFLSQSEQAIRSSIEVNLYGVIAGCQLALPDMIARRRGHIINIASLSGVIPVPGQVVYVGAKFGVVGLSAALADEVAPHGVHVSVVMPPFTRTELISGTKETVGTKPVEPEDIAAAIVKTLNKPKTHVSVPPFLRFTAQASQLLGPRGRRWMNKKLGLDDVFLEFDTAKRKSYEDRAQTALGVVEGGDKG; this comes from the coding sequence ATGGACAACATCAGGGGCAAGACCATCGCGATCACCGGCGCCGCTCGCGGTATCGGTTATGCCACCGCCAAGGCACTTCTGGCTCGCGGCGCCCGGGTCGTCATCGGCGATCGTGACGTGGCGCTGCAGGAGTCGGCGGTCGCCCAGCTCACGAAGCTCGGCCCGGTGTCGGGATATCCGCTCGACGTCACCGACCGCGAATCGTTCGCGACCTTCCTGGACAAGGCCCGTACCGACGGCGGCGGGCACATCGACGTGCTGATCAACAACGCGGGTGTGATGCCGATCGGGCCGTTCCTGTCGCAGTCCGAGCAGGCGATCCGGTCGTCGATCGAGGTCAACCTCTACGGTGTGATCGCCGGCTGCCAGCTGGCGTTGCCCGACATGATCGCGCGGCGCCGCGGCCACATCATCAACATCGCATCGTTGTCCGGGGTCATCCCGGTTCCGGGTCAGGTGGTGTACGTCGGAGCCAAGTTCGGGGTGGTCGGACTGTCCGCGGCACTGGCCGACGAGGTGGCACCGCACGGTGTGCACGTATCAGTGGTCATGCCGCCGTTCACCCGGACCGAACTGATCTCCGGCACGAAGGAGACGGTCGGCACGAAACCCGTTGAGCCCGAAGACATCGCGGCAGCCATCGTCAAGACGCTGAACAAGCCGAAGACGCATGTGTCGGTGCCGCCGTTCCTGCGCTTCACCGCCCAGGCCTCGCAGCTCCTCGGACCGCGCGGGCGGCGGTGGATGAACAAGAAGCTCGGCCTGGACGACGTGTTCCTGGAGTTCGACACCGCCAAGCGCAAGAGCTACGAGGATCGGGCGCAGACGGCGCTGGGTGTGGTCGAAGGCGGTGACAAGGGCTAG
- a CDS encoding O-succinylhomoserine sulfhydrylase, whose amino-acid sequence MSEVPSVRKPAELPDGVSQATLGVRGGLLRSGFEETAEAMYLTSGYVYASAAEAEKAFTGEIDRYVYSRYGNPTISMFEERLRLIEDAPACFATATGMAAVFTSLGALLGAGDRLVAARSLFGSCFVVCNEILPRWGVETVFVDGDDLAQWEEALSVPTQAVFFETPSNPMQSLVDIAAVCEMAHAAGAKVVLDNVFATPLLQQGMPLGADVVVYSGTKHIDGQGRVLGGAILGSQEYIDGPVQKLMRHTGPAISAFNAWTLLKGLETLAVRVDYSNRSAQRIAEFLEGHSSVSWVKYPFLESHPQYDLAKRQMRGGGTVVTFELAGGKERAFEVLDKLQVIDISNNLGDAKSLITHPATTTHRAMGPEGRAAIGLGDGVVRVSVGLEGTDDLITDLDRALG is encoded by the coding sequence ATGAGCGAGGTTCCCTCGGTACGTAAGCCCGCCGAACTGCCTGACGGGGTCAGCCAGGCCACTCTCGGTGTGCGCGGCGGACTGCTGCGTTCGGGCTTCGAGGAGACCGCCGAGGCGATGTACCTCACCTCGGGGTACGTGTACGCGTCGGCCGCCGAGGCGGAGAAGGCGTTCACCGGTGAGATCGACCGGTATGTCTACTCGCGCTACGGCAACCCGACGATCTCGATGTTCGAGGAGCGGCTGCGCCTGATCGAGGACGCGCCGGCCTGTTTCGCGACCGCGACCGGGATGGCGGCGGTGTTCACGTCGCTGGGTGCGCTGCTCGGTGCGGGGGACCGGTTGGTGGCGGCCCGCAGCCTGTTCGGGTCGTGCTTCGTGGTGTGCAACGAGATCCTGCCGCGGTGGGGTGTGGAGACCGTGTTCGTCGACGGCGACGACCTCGCGCAGTGGGAAGAGGCGCTGTCGGTCCCGACGCAGGCGGTGTTCTTCGAGACGCCGTCGAATCCGATGCAGTCGCTGGTCGACATCGCCGCGGTCTGCGAAATGGCCCACGCCGCGGGCGCAAAAGTGGTGCTGGACAACGTGTTCGCGACGCCGCTGCTGCAGCAGGGCATGCCGTTGGGCGCGGACGTCGTCGTGTATTCGGGCACCAAACACATCGACGGTCAGGGCCGTGTCCTCGGCGGGGCGATCCTCGGCTCGCAGGAGTACATCGACGGGCCGGTGCAGAAGCTGATGCGCCACACCGGTCCGGCGATCAGCGCGTTCAACGCGTGGACGCTGCTGAAGGGGCTGGAGACATTGGCGGTGCGGGTCGACTACTCGAACCGCTCGGCGCAGCGGATCGCGGAGTTCCTCGAGGGCCATTCGTCGGTGAGCTGGGTGAAGTACCCGTTCCTGGAGTCGCATCCGCAGTACGACCTGGCCAAGCGGCAGATGCGGGGCGGCGGCACCGTCGTCACCTTCGAACTGGCCGGAGGCAAGGAGCGGGCGTTCGAGGTGCTCGACAAGCTGCAGGTCATCGACATCTCGAACAACCTGGGCGACGCCAAGTCGCTGATCACCCATCCCGCCACGACGACGCACCGGGCGATGGGGCCCGAGGGTCGCGCGGCGATCGGACTGGGTGACGGCGTAGTGCGGGTTTCGGTGGGGCTGGAGGGCACCGACGACCTGATCACCGATCTCGACCGGGCGCTGGGCTGA
- a CDS encoding rhodanese-like domain-containing protein yields MSYAGDITPEEAWQLLDDNPDAVLVDCRTDAEWRFVGVPDLSALSRDVVFIEWNRTDGTRNPGFVDDLQAAGITPGERPVVFLCRSGNRSIGAAEAATAAGIGPSYNILDGFEGDLDEQKHRGRTGWKAVGLPWRQS; encoded by the coding sequence GTGAGCTATGCGGGAGACATCACGCCGGAGGAGGCCTGGCAGCTACTCGACGACAACCCCGATGCGGTGCTGGTGGACTGTCGGACCGACGCCGAGTGGCGGTTCGTCGGGGTGCCCGATCTGTCGGCGCTGTCCCGCGACGTGGTGTTCATCGAGTGGAACCGGACCGACGGCACCCGCAACCCGGGTTTCGTCGACGATCTGCAGGCTGCGGGCATCACGCCCGGCGAGCGCCCCGTGGTGTTCCTGTGCCGCTCCGGCAACCGTTCGATCGGCGCCGCCGAAGCCGCCACCGCGGCGGGGATCGGACCGTCGTACAACATTCTCGACGGTTTCGAGGGTGACCTCGACGAGCAGAAGCACCGTGGCCGCACCGGCTGGAAGGCCGTCGGTCTGCCCTGGCGGCAGTCATGA
- a CDS encoding Rv0361 family membrane protein: MSAESDPDTGRPSDRPTAAPFMAALVIIVLVVIGIWLVNAFEGDELTDEQQIGRAAAAQNDALQREDYDDFRANTCRAEQGNESDVLERQRNSVAEQGARFIDGVTGVAVEGDRATATVTYHFDRSEDDKFQVPTTFVREDGAWKVCSTRSD; the protein is encoded by the coding sequence ATGTCCGCTGAATCCGATCCGGATACGGGCCGCCCGAGCGACCGGCCGACCGCCGCCCCGTTCATGGCGGCGCTGGTCATCATTGTCCTCGTCGTGATCGGTATCTGGCTGGTCAACGCGTTCGAGGGCGACGAGCTCACCGACGAACAGCAGATCGGCCGGGCCGCTGCGGCGCAGAACGACGCCCTGCAGCGTGAGGACTACGACGATTTCCGCGCCAACACGTGCCGTGCCGAACAGGGCAACGAGAGCGATGTGCTTGAGCGGCAACGCAATTCCGTAGCCGAGCAGGGCGCCAGGTTCATCGACGGCGTGACCGGGGTCGCGGTCGAAGGCGACCGCGCCACCGCCACCGTCACCTACCACTTCGACAGGTCCGAGGACGACAAGTTCCAGGTGCCGACGACGTTCGTCCGGGAGGACGGGGCGTGGAAGGTGTGTTCGACCCGTTCTGACTAG
- the purT gene encoding formate-dependent phosphoribosylglycinamide formyltransferase yields the protein MTEPTDTDTTDTDPGVTVAAASTAPEPVVPQAPPAAAAPRSTVLLLGAGELSRELALAFQRLGAVVVAVDRYADAPAHGVADRSAVVRLTDAEALTALIDREKPRYVVAQSGAIAADALIAVAERSDVDVFPTPRSTRLGQDREGLRRLASDELGLPTAPFWFAGSADELGAVAQHAGFPLVVKPISGAPGEGQSVLLRVEDVEPAWKRAIAAGRITHNRVMAETVVEVDYEVTLLTVRSISATGPTLTFCEPIGHRPGDGEALESWQPQQMTPAALDAAKSIAARIVNSLGGRGLFAVELLVRGDEVYFSDVRARPQDTGLVTLRSQRLSQFELHARAILGLAVDTIMISPGAAEVRYAGTEAPVAEPSGSEIAAVVAEALATQESDVWLFGRPDETDGRRRLGVALATAPDVIIARDRARRVGAALRKLW from the coding sequence ATGACTGAACCAACCGACACCGACACCACCGACACCGACCCGGGCGTGACGGTGGCGGCCGCGTCCACCGCCCCGGAACCGGTGGTGCCGCAGGCTCCGCCGGCCGCAGCCGCACCGAGGAGCACGGTGCTGCTCCTGGGCGCGGGCGAGCTCAGTCGGGAACTCGCGCTCGCCTTCCAGCGACTCGGTGCGGTCGTGGTGGCGGTCGACCGGTACGCCGACGCACCCGCACACGGGGTGGCCGACCGCTCGGCCGTGGTGCGGCTGACCGACGCCGAGGCGCTCACCGCGCTGATCGACCGTGAGAAGCCGCGCTACGTCGTCGCGCAGTCCGGTGCCATCGCCGCGGACGCGTTGATCGCGGTGGCCGAACGCAGTGACGTCGACGTGTTCCCGACCCCGCGCAGCACCCGGCTGGGGCAGGACCGCGAAGGGCTGCGCCGGTTGGCGTCCGACGAACTGGGCCTGCCGACCGCGCCGTTCTGGTTCGCCGGTTCGGCGGACGAATTGGGCGCGGTCGCCCAGCACGCGGGCTTCCCGCTCGTCGTCAAACCGATCTCCGGCGCACCGGGTGAGGGCCAGTCGGTACTGCTGCGGGTCGAGGATGTCGAACCGGCATGGAAGCGCGCGATCGCCGCGGGCCGCATCACCCACAACCGCGTGATGGCCGAGACCGTCGTCGAGGTCGACTACGAGGTGACGCTGCTGACCGTGCGCAGCATCAGCGCGACGGGTCCGACGCTGACCTTCTGCGAACCGATCGGCCACCGTCCCGGCGACGGTGAGGCGCTGGAGTCCTGGCAGCCGCAGCAGATGACGCCCGCGGCGCTGGACGCCGCGAAGTCGATCGCCGCGCGCATCGTGAACTCGCTCGGCGGGCGCGGGCTGTTCGCGGTCGAACTGCTGGTCCGCGGCGACGAGGTGTACTTCTCCGACGTGCGGGCCCGGCCGCAGGACACGGGTCTGGTGACGCTTCGGTCCCAGCGGCTGTCGCAGTTCGAACTGCATGCGCGGGCGATACTGGGCCTGGCGGTCGACACGATCATGATCTCGCCCGGTGCGGCCGAGGTCCGCTACGCGGGCACCGAGGCGCCGGTGGCCGAACCGTCGGGTTCGGAGATCGCCGCGGTGGTGGCCGAAGCGCTGGCCACCCAGGAGAGCGACGTGTGGTTGTTCGGCCGACCGGACGAGACCGACGGCCGCCGCAGGCTCGGGGTCGCGCTGGCCACCGCGCCGGATGTGATCATCGCCCGGGACCGGGCCCGTCGGGTGGGCGCCGCGCTGCGGAAGCTGTGGTGA
- a CDS encoding UBP-type zinc finger domain-containing protein — translation MRSRAGRATRRAQDTGAPPTCEHLATLNADPSPNTPSSCEGCAELGEVTWAHLRMCMTCGHVGCCDSSPHQHATEHFRRSGHPVMRSAEPGESWRWCYIDLRVG, via the coding sequence ATGCGCAGCAGAGCAGGTCGAGCCACCCGGCGGGCGCAGGATACGGGCGCACCGCCGACGTGTGAGCACCTGGCCACCCTCAACGCCGACCCGTCGCCGAACACTCCCAGCTCCTGCGAAGGCTGCGCCGAACTGGGCGAGGTCACCTGGGCGCACCTGCGCATGTGCATGACGTGCGGGCACGTCGGCTGCTGTGATTCCAGCCCGCATCAACACGCCACCGAGCACTTCCGCCGCAGCGGTCACCCCGTCATGCGTTCGGCCGAACCGGGGGAGTCGTGGCGGTGGTGCTACATCGACCTCCGGGTGGGTTGA
- a CDS encoding Na+/H+ antiporter, producing MTASLLAVLVAALLLAAVARRADVSAPLALVVAGLAAGLIPGVPDIQLDPDLVLYVVLPPLLWSAGLESSYVALRRNVRSIGMLAVGLPLATTFAVGVVAYWAVPELTVAAALTLGAIVAPPDAVSATAVGRRLGLPRRLMTLLGGESLLNDATALTAYKVALGLAIGGSASWTGGLSTFALAAVGGVAVGGVLGAAIVYVRSRLSDPLAESALGLVAPFGIYLLAEEVHGSGVLAVVVAALILGQHSTNASYATRLQDSAVWRAVQLLLESFAFLLIGLQLPKVVEELAGISAAVLTVASLAVLATVIAVRIVWVYLFAYMPRTLSSTLRDREPPPRPAQVFVVAWAGMRGVVSLAAAFAVPATTLTGAQFPGRPQLVFLTFVVVVGTLLLHGLTLPWLIKRLGVQGDEAHTDAVAAAAAQDKAARAAAARLDDILDQQRADGTIDDVHERAAEILRAWNTRRRNSAWEQLGRDEADIGESPAAAFRRLRLEMLAAERATLIAERDSGHIDDEVLRSVLYGLDLEEATLNRR from the coding sequence GTGACTGCCTCACTGCTGGCGGTGCTGGTCGCCGCGCTGCTGCTGGCCGCGGTGGCCCGCCGCGCCGACGTGTCGGCCCCGCTGGCGCTGGTCGTCGCCGGTCTGGCCGCGGGTCTGATCCCCGGGGTGCCCGACATCCAGCTCGATCCGGACCTCGTGCTGTACGTGGTGCTGCCGCCGCTGCTGTGGTCGGCCGGGCTGGAGAGCAGCTATGTGGCGCTGCGGCGCAACGTGCGCTCGATCGGGATGCTGGCCGTCGGGTTGCCGCTGGCGACGACGTTCGCGGTCGGGGTGGTGGCGTACTGGGCGGTGCCCGAACTCACGGTTGCGGCGGCGTTGACACTCGGCGCGATCGTGGCGCCGCCGGACGCGGTGTCGGCGACCGCCGTCGGGCGCAGGCTGGGGTTGCCGCGCCGGCTGATGACGCTGCTCGGCGGCGAGAGCCTGCTCAACGACGCCACGGCGCTGACCGCCTACAAGGTGGCGCTGGGCCTGGCGATCGGCGGCAGCGCGAGCTGGACCGGCGGCCTGAGCACGTTCGCGCTGGCGGCCGTCGGTGGCGTGGCGGTCGGCGGTGTGCTCGGTGCGGCGATCGTCTACGTGCGGTCGCGGCTGAGCGATCCGCTGGCCGAGAGCGCGCTGGGCCTGGTCGCGCCGTTCGGGATCTACCTGCTCGCCGAGGAGGTGCACGGCTCCGGAGTGCTCGCGGTCGTCGTGGCCGCGCTGATCCTCGGGCAGCACTCCACGAACGCCAGCTACGCGACGCGGCTGCAGGACTCCGCGGTGTGGCGGGCCGTCCAGCTCCTGCTGGAGTCGTTTGCGTTCCTGCTCATCGGACTGCAGCTGCCGAAGGTGGTCGAGGAGCTCGCCGGGATCTCGGCGGCCGTGCTGACCGTCGCCTCGCTGGCGGTGCTCGCGACGGTCATCGCGGTGCGGATCGTGTGGGTGTACCTGTTCGCCTACATGCCGCGGACGCTGTCGAGCACCCTGCGTGACCGGGAGCCCCCGCCGCGTCCGGCGCAGGTGTTCGTGGTCGCGTGGGCCGGGATGCGCGGCGTGGTGTCGCTGGCCGCGGCGTTCGCGGTGCCGGCGACCACGCTGACCGGTGCCCAGTTCCCCGGCCGGCCGCAGCTGGTGTTCCTGACCTTCGTCGTCGTGGTCGGCACCCTGCTGCTGCACGGGCTGACGCTGCCGTGGCTGATCAAGCGGCTCGGCGTCCAGGGCGACGAGGCCCACACCGATGCGGTCGCCGCGGCCGCCGCCCAGGACAAGGCGGCCCGGGCGGCGGCCGCGCGCCTCGACGACATCCTCGACCAGCAGCGCGCCGACGGCACCATCGACGACGTGCACGAACGCGCGGCCGAGATCCTGCGCGCATGGAACACCCGGCGCCGCAACTCCGCGTGGGAACAACTCGGCCGCGACGAGGCGGACATCGGCGAGAGTCCGGCGGCAGCGTTCCGCCGGCTGCGCCTGGAGATGCTGGCCGCCGAACGGGCGACGCTGATCGCCGAACGCGACAGCGGCCACATCGACGACGAGGTGTTGCGCTCGGTGCTCTACGGCCTCGACCTGGAGGAGGCGACACTCAATCGGCGATAG
- a CDS encoding MarR family winged helix-turn-helix transcriptional regulator, translated as MADADRAELEALIAADMRALSAESEQIGRAFAARHSLAPNDFRALLHIIVAETAGTPLTAGDLRKKMGVSGAAITYLVERMIASGHLRRDSDPADRRKVILRVAEPGRGVASEFFAPLAEHTTRAMAGIPDDDVAAAHRTFVTLLDAMSAFRRDLDD; from the coding sequence ATGGCTGACGCCGACCGCGCCGAGCTCGAAGCGCTGATCGCCGCGGACATGCGCGCCCTGTCGGCCGAGTCCGAACAGATCGGCCGCGCCTTCGCAGCGCGTCATTCGTTGGCGCCGAACGACTTTCGCGCACTGCTGCACATCATCGTGGCCGAGACGGCGGGCACTCCGCTGACCGCGGGCGACCTGCGCAAGAAGATGGGCGTGTCCGGTGCGGCGATCACCTACCTCGTGGAGCGGATGATCGCCTCCGGGCATCTGCGGCGCGACTCCGACCCCGCTGACCGGCGCAAGGTCATCCTGCGGGTCGCCGAACCCGGACGCGGCGTGGCGAGCGAGTTCTTCGCGCCGCTGGCCGAACACACCACCCGGGCGATGGCGGGGATCCCCGACGACGACGTGGCCGCGGCGCACCGCACGTTCGTGACGCTGCTCGACGCCATGTCGGCGTTCCGGCGCGACCTCGACGACTAG
- a CDS encoding MMPL family transporter, with protein sequence MAGRFSWVVALLVVLVSGGLMGVLGGGESSSQSPVSVPSDAESAKVNALRTEFPGGDQAPAILVVTRDDGAPLSPADVAATEAARHRMLGAAQSAPSGPPVLVSDDDKAAVATVPLAADLSGFGLNDAVKGLREAAADGLPSDLKAEVTGGPAFGADIADSFSGANFTLLAVTAAVVALLLIVTYRSPVLFLVPLAVIGFADRVAAVVGTAIAEGVGMTPDGSTSGITSVLVFGAGTNYALLLISRYREELGRNGNHKEALAVAVRAAGPAILASNATVVLALLTLVFASAPSTRSLGVQAASGLVVAAVFVLLVLPALLRVFGKRLFWPLIPKEGAAPLTDSGLWHRIAAAVAKRPVRVAVVSIGALAVLCTGLFFTPIGLTQTEQFRVQAESVTGYETLADHFPSGLTDPTRVIGPSNKAGEIQRAIDDTDGVVSANPAGTSPSGLTQWSVVLSAEPASEEAFSTVDTLRDHVRAVDSAALVGGSDAQARDISTAATRDRMVVIPTILAVVLVVLYVLLRSALAPLILVGVTVLSALAALGLGGWASVHLFGFPALDNSTPLFAFLFLVALGVDYTIFLVTRAREETPEFGTRQGIVRAVSATGAVITSAGIVLAAVFCVLGVLPLIVLTQLGIIVGLGILLDTFLVRTVIIPALFTLIGPRIWWPALRAKP encoded by the coding sequence ATGGCGGGTCGTTTCTCCTGGGTCGTGGCATTGCTGGTGGTTCTCGTGTCCGGTGGGCTCATGGGCGTCCTCGGCGGCGGTGAGTCGAGTTCGCAGTCGCCGGTGTCCGTGCCGTCGGATGCCGAATCGGCGAAGGTCAACGCGTTGCGCACCGAATTCCCGGGCGGCGATCAGGCCCCGGCGATACTCGTCGTCACCCGCGATGACGGCGCACCGCTGTCCCCCGCCGACGTCGCCGCCACCGAGGCCGCCCGCCACCGCATGCTGGGCGCGGCCCAGAGCGCCCCGTCGGGACCTCCGGTGCTGGTGTCCGACGACGACAAGGCGGCCGTCGCCACCGTGCCGCTGGCTGCCGACCTGTCGGGATTCGGGCTCAACGATGCGGTCAAGGGACTCCGCGAAGCCGCCGCCGACGGACTGCCTTCCGACCTGAAAGCCGAGGTGACCGGCGGTCCGGCGTTCGGCGCGGACATCGCCGACTCGTTCTCCGGCGCCAACTTCACGCTCCTGGCGGTGACGGCCGCCGTGGTGGCGCTGCTGCTGATCGTCACCTACCGCTCACCGGTGCTGTTCCTGGTCCCGCTGGCGGTGATCGGATTCGCCGACCGGGTGGCCGCCGTGGTGGGCACCGCGATCGCCGAGGGGGTCGGCATGACGCCCGACGGATCCACCTCCGGCATCACCAGCGTGCTGGTGTTCGGCGCGGGCACGAATTACGCCCTGCTGCTGATCTCCCGGTACCGCGAGGAGCTCGGCCGCAACGGCAATCACAAGGAGGCGCTGGCGGTGGCGGTCCGCGCCGCCGGTCCGGCGATCCTGGCCAGCAACGCCACGGTGGTGCTCGCGCTGCTGACCCTGGTGTTCGCGTCGGCGCCGAGCACCCGCAGCCTGGGCGTGCAGGCCGCCTCGGGGCTGGTCGTCGCGGCCGTGTTCGTTCTGCTGGTACTGCCCGCGCTGCTGCGCGTGTTCGGCAAGAGACTGTTCTGGCCGCTCATCCCCAAGGAGGGCGCTGCGCCGCTGACCGACAGCGGGCTGTGGCACCGCATCGCCGCGGCGGTGGCCAAGCGCCCGGTTCGCGTCGCCGTGGTGTCGATCGGCGCGCTCGCCGTGCTGTGCACCGGGCTGTTCTTCACCCCGATCGGGCTGACGCAGACCGAACAGTTCCGCGTACAGGCCGAGTCCGTGACGGGATACGAAACGCTCGCCGACCACTTCCCCAGCGGGCTGACCGATCCCACCCGCGTCATCGGCCCGTCGAACAAGGCCGGCGAGATCCAACGCGCGATCGACGACACCGACGGTGTGGTCTCGGCGAATCCCGCGGGCACCTCGCCGTCCGGGCTGACGCAGTGGTCGGTGGTGCTGTCGGCCGAACCGGCGTCGGAGGAGGCGTTCTCGACCGTCGACACGCTTCGCGACCACGTGCGGGCCGTGGACTCCGCGGCGCTGGTCGGCGGCTCCGACGCGCAGGCCCGCGACATCAGCACCGCCGCCACCCGTGACCGCATGGTCGTGATTCCGACGATCCTCGCCGTGGTGCTGGTGGTGCTCTATGTGCTGCTTCGGTCGGCGCTGGCCCCGCTGATCCTGGTCGGGGTGACGGTGCTCAGCGCGCTTGCGGCGCTCGGGCTCGGCGGCTGGGCCAGTGTGCACCTGTTCGGCTTCCCGGCTCTGGACAACTCGACGCCCCTGTTCGCGTTCCTGTTCCTGGTGGCGCTCGGTGTGGACTACACGATCTTCCTGGTCACCAGGGCCCGCGAGGAGACGCCGGAGTTCGGCACCCGCCAGGGCATCGTGCGCGCGGTCTCGGCGACCGGCGCCGTCATCACCAGCGCGGGCATCGTGCTGGCCGCGGTGTTCTGCGTCCTCGGCGTGCTGCCGCTGATCGTGCTCACCCAGCTCGGCATCATCGTCGGCCTCGGCATCCTGCTCGACACGTTCCTGGTGCGCACGGTGATCATCCCCGCCCTGTTCACGCTCATCGGGCCGAGGATCTGGTGGCCGGCTCTGCGCGCGAAGCCGTGA
- a CDS encoding cytochrome P450 gives MTGTTGTSAAPALPPLHMRRNGFDPTAELRDIRESTGVRVTKNAFGMDIYLVTRHEDVKSVLADHERFSNTRPPGFVGAGAPISDAEQARAQAGNLLANDPPEHQRLRRMLTPEFTLRRINRLQPRIVAIVDEHLDAMEKAGPPTDLVAGFALPIPSLVICELLGVPYADREDFQRRSARQLDLSLPIPERLELAREARDYMHALVTRARHTPGDDILGMLVREHGDELTDDELVGIAGLLLLAGHETTSNMLGLGVLALLRHPEQLAAVRDDPAAVGPAVEELLRWLSIVHSGIPRITTTDVEVAGVPIAKGQLVFVSLPSANRDPGFVGAPDTLDIHRGAPGHLAFGHGVHHCLGAPLARMEIRIALPALLRRFPTLALAEPFEDVEFRSFHFIYGLRSLLVGW, from the coding sequence ATGACCGGGACGACTGGCACATCGGCGGCTCCTGCACTCCCGCCGCTGCACATGCGGCGCAACGGCTTCGACCCGACCGCCGAACTGCGCGACATCCGCGAATCCACCGGCGTGCGCGTCACCAAGAACGCGTTCGGGATGGACATCTACCTGGTGACCCGCCATGAGGACGTCAAATCGGTGCTCGCCGATCACGAGCGGTTCTCCAACACCCGCCCACCCGGCTTCGTCGGCGCGGGCGCACCGATCTCCGACGCCGAGCAGGCCAGGGCGCAGGCGGGCAACCTGCTCGCCAACGATCCTCCCGAACACCAGCGGCTGCGCCGGATGCTCACCCCGGAGTTCACGCTGCGCCGCATCAACCGGCTGCAGCCGCGCATCGTCGCGATCGTCGACGAACACCTCGACGCGATGGAGAAGGCCGGTCCGCCAACCGATCTCGTGGCCGGCTTCGCGCTACCCATTCCGTCGCTGGTGATCTGCGAACTCCTCGGCGTGCCCTACGCCGATCGGGAGGACTTCCAGCGCCGCAGCGCCCGTCAGCTCGACCTGTCCCTACCCATTCCGGAACGGCTCGAGCTGGCCCGCGAGGCCCGCGACTACATGCACGCACTGGTGACCCGGGCCCGGCACACACCGGGCGACGACATCCTCGGAATGCTGGTGCGCGAACACGGCGACGAGTTGACCGACGACGAACTGGTCGGCATCGCGGGGCTGCTGCTGCTCGCCGGGCACGAGACCACCTCCAACATGCTCGGGCTCGGCGTGCTCGCGCTGCTGCGCCACCCCGAGCAGCTGGCCGCGGTGCGCGACGATCCGGCGGCGGTGGGTCCCGCGGTCGAGGAGCTGCTGCGGTGGCTGTCGATCGTGCACAGCGGGATCCCGCGCATCACCACCACCGACGTCGAGGTCGCCGGTGTGCCGATCGCCAAGGGGCAGCTGGTGTTCGTCTCGCTCCCGTCGGCCAACCGCGATCCCGGCTTCGTCGGCGCCCCGGACACCCTCGACATCCACCGCGGCGCACCAGGACACCTGGCGTTCGGCCACGGTGTGCACCACTGCCTCGGTGCGCCGCTCGCCCGGATGGAGATCCGGATCGCGCTCCCGGCGCTGCTGCGCCGGTTCCCGACGCTGGCGCTGGCCGAACCGTTCGAGGATGTCGAGTTCCGGTCGTTCCACTTCATTTACGGGCTACGGTCGTTGCTGGTGGGATGGTGA
- a CDS encoding ferredoxin, whose amino-acid sequence MKIEADRDACISAGNCVMSAPEVFDQDDDGIVVLLADPVPDGELENARAAVRLCPASALRVASE is encoded by the coding sequence ATGAAGATCGAAGCGGACCGCGACGCCTGCATCAGTGCGGGCAACTGCGTGATGAGCGCGCCGGAGGTGTTCGACCAGGACGACGACGGCATCGTGGTCCTGCTTGCCGATCCGGTGCCCGACGGCGAGCTGGAGAACGCCCGCGCCGCGGTCAGGCTGTGTCCGGCGTCGGCCCTGCGGGTCGCGTCGGAGTGA